The window CGGCACCAGTCGAGTACCTCCTGCACCGCAAGGCGGCTCCCTTCAAGGACCCCCTCCACGGTGCCGTCGGAACGGTTTCGCACCCAGCCGGTCACCCCGCGCTTTTCCGCCTCCTCCAGCATGGCTGCCCGGAAGTACACGCCCTGCACCTTCCCGGTAATCGCCACTTCCGCCCTGACCTGTGACACGAAGATCCCCTCCTCTCAGATCACGCCGTATCTGCACAGATTTGACCGCTTCATCCGCCCGGGGTTATAATCAAGCGACGTACACCCTGGAGGTGATTCCGGATGAAATGCAAAGTCTGTCGGGGACCGGCCCTGGCCGGTTTTCCGGCCCACAACGCCAATTTCTGTGCCGAGCACCTGGATCAGTTCTTCCTGCGCCAGGTCGAGAAAACGATACGCCGCTACCAAATGCTGCAGCCGGGTGAGCGGGTTCTGGTCGCTGTGTCCGGCGGCAAGGACTCCCTGACGGTGGCGGACGTCCTCGATCGCTTGGGCTACGCCGTCCGGGGCGTGCATGTCGACCTGGGGATCGACGACAACGGCTTTTCCAGTGAGTCTACCGCTTTATGCCGGGAGTTTTTCACGGCCCGCGGGCTGCCCCTGGAAATTTACAGCTTGAAGGAGCGCTTCGGCCGGAGCATCAAGGACGTCGGCCGGCGGTTTAACCGTTTCTGCTCCATTTGCGGGATGACCAAACGGCACGTGATGAACGCTCGAGCGGTTGAGCAGGGTCTAGATGCCCTGGCGACCGGCCACAACCTGGACGATTTGTCCGCCGCCCTGTTCGCGAACCTCATGCGCTGGGACCGGCGCTACCTGGCCAAGGGGCTGCCGTCCCTGCCTCCGGAAGGCGGTTTCTGCCGCAAGATCAAACCACTGGCCCTGCTTTCGGAGAAGGAAATCGCGACCTACGCCGCGGTGCGGGACATCCGGATGGTGACCGCCACCTGTCCGTACTCCAGAGAGGCCAAGTTCAAGCGCTACAAAGAACTCCTGGCGGCGGTGGAACACCAGTCACCCGGGACGAAGCGCTCTTTCTACGAAGGATACGTAAAGACGGCCTCCGTTTTCCAGGTCGGGGGTCAGGCCGCACCGGCGCTGGGACCCTGCGCGGTGTGCGGAATGCCGACCACGGTTGAGGTCTGCACCTTCTGCAAGCTCTGGCGATCGACCTAAAACCGGGTCCGGGCCGCCCCCAGGCCATCGTTCACAAACTTGACGAATTCCCGGTCGATATCCAAAACGGTGATATCCAGATCGTCGACCGGAGCCAACACCAAGAGATACTTCCCGGCCACCTCGATTTTCGGCACCCGTCCCACGCCCGTGCCCAGGGCGGGAATGCCGATGAACCGCACGCCCTGCTCGCGGGCCTTGAGCAAAACGGAGTACAGGCACTGCTCCACGATTTCGGGCGAGGACCGCTCCGCCGGGTGCAGCATCGTCACCGCGTGGTAAACGAACCGCGCCGGAAGCCTGCCGGCGCCGGTCACGTACACCTGGCCGGTCTGCGGCTTCGTCTCCCGGCACACCCGGACGGCTTCCTCTTCGATCTCCACCCCGCCGCGACGTCTGAGGGCGCCGGCCACCCCGCCGCCCATGATGCCCAGTCCGTTAGCGGCGTTGACCAGGACGTCCGCCTCAAACATGGTCAGGTCCCCGACCCGGGCCCTCATGCGCCGGTCTTCCCCCCGGCGAAGGCCAGCACCACCACCTGGTCTTCGCCGAGGCCGGTATCACCGGTCGCCTCAAAGAATTCGCGGTGCGCCACCTGTTTGAAATTCCCCGTAAATTCATCAACACCGGTGATGGGGAAGTTAATGTAGTCGGTCTTGTAGTGCATCGGGATGACGACCCGCGGCCGCAGGGCCGCCACCGTTTCGGCGGCCTCCCAGGCGTCGATGGTGTAGGTGCCGCCTACCGGAATCAAAAGAACGTCCACGGGGCCGATCAGGCTCACCTGCTCGGGGCTCAAGAGGTGCCCCAGGTCGCCCAGGTGACATACGTTCAGGCCGTCCACGGCGATCACAAACACAGTGTTCGTTCCCCGCTTCCGGCCCTCTTCCTTGTCGTGGAAAGTGGACACGCCGCGCACTGAAACCCCTTCCAGCCGGTGCTCGCCGGGCCCTTCGACGACCTGGGGCCGGCCCCCGACCACCGATACGGCGCTGTGGTCGAAATGCTGGTGGCTCACCGTGATGATATCGGCCTCCACATGGGGCAGCGGGTACCCGACCTCCTCATTGAACGGGTCGGTCACGATCCGGATTCCCCCGGTGGTTGTGATCAGGAAACACGCATGTCCCAGCCATTTGATTTTCATGGCCGCCACCTCCAACCGAGAAGATTCGATAATCATTCAAGATTTTCCTGCTCCGCTCTCCGTTGGCTGAATTCCGCGAGTTTAGTATTCCATAGGCGGGACGGGCCTTATGCGGTGCGGCCCGGCGCCGGATACTCTGTCTGCGGCCTGTTCATAATAAGCCCAGGCTGAACTTACCGGATTCCCGCCGGAATTTTGAGGGAACGAACCGAATGTCACAAAACTGGAGCCTCTGGCGGACCGTGCCGCTGACCACTCTTTTCGCAGAGCAGCAGAAAAAAACCGGCCTCAAAAAGAACCTCGGGCCCGTCGATTTGGTGGCATTGGGTGTCGGGGCGATCATCGGGACCGGCATTTTCGTCATGACCGGCGTGGCCGCCTCTCAGTTCGCTGGACCCGGGCTGGTGTTCTCCTTCATCCTCGCCGGTATCGCCGCCGGGCTGGCCGCCCTGGTATACGCCGAACTGGCCTCGACCATTCCGGTGGCCGGAAGCGCGTACACGTACACCTATGCCGTCCTGGGTGAGTTTGTCGCCTGGACCGTCGGCTGGAGCCTGATCCTGGGGTACATGGTCGCCGGCGGCGCGGTGGCTATCGGGTGGGGTGCGTACGTGGTCGAGTTTTTGCGCTCGGTGGATGTGCTCTTGCCGGCCGTCCTGGTCAATCCCCCCGCGGCCGGCGGCATTCTGAACCTTCCGGCGATGGCCGTCGCCCTGCTGGTCACCGTGTTGACGGTCCGGGGGACCCACCAGACCAAAACGCTCACCAAGATCGCGGTGTTGATCAAGCTGGCGGTCATCGTGCTTTTTATCGCGGTAGGCGCACAGTTTATCGACCCGGCGAACTGGAGCCCCTTTTTGCCGTTCGGTCTCCTGGGGATCGTCCAGGGCGCGGCGATTATCTTCTTTGCGTATATCGGTTTCGATGCGGTAGCCACCGCGGCCGAGGAAAGCAGAAAACCCCAGCGCGATCTACCCCTGGGAATCATCGGCTCGCTCCTGATCGCCACTGTCCTCTATATCGCCGTGACCGTCATTCTAACCGGACTCGTACCCTATACCCAGTTGAACACCGCCTCACCAGTGGCCACCGCCCTGATGCGCGCGGGAATACCGATGGCCGGGTCGGTGGTGGCCGTCGGCGCTCTGGCCGGTATCACCAGCGTGCTTTTGGTGACCGTTTACGCCCAGAGCCGGATCTTCTTCGCGATGTCGCGGGACGGGCTGATCCCGGAAGTGTTTTCCCGGGTTCATACCCGCTTCCGGACCCCCTACATCAGCGTGCTGACGGTGGGCGCGGTCGTGATGCTCACCGCGGGTTTGCTGCCGATTCACGTCATCGCGCAAGTTGCCAATATCGGCACGCTGGCCGTCTTCGTCATCACCTCCGTCGGGGTACTGGTGCTCCGGCGGACCAGGCCGGACCTGCCGCGCACCTTCAAAGCACCCGGCTTTCCGTGGACCCCCCTCCTGGCGATCGCGGCTTCGGCTTACCTCATCGTGAATCTGCCGTCCTCGTCCTGGGTCCAGTTCGCGGCCTGGATGAGCGCCGGCATCCTGATCTATTTCCTGTACGGGTACCGCCGGAGTAAACTCGCCCCGGGGGGGAACCCACCGGGATGGCGAAACCTCCTCGCCGCCCCGGCGGTCAGACCCGGGTCACCCCCCCCGAGAGAAAGAAAACCGGGAATGACTCCCGGCAACCTTGGGGCCGGTCTGCCCCAACCCGGCCGTCAGTATATGATCAGGGGGGTCTGGCCTGCAACTTAAAGTTACCAATCACTTGGCGCGGCGATCGCCGTCAGGCTCCGGCCGCACTCCTCACAAGTTGCTCCGGGGCGATCCAAGCTGAACCCGCCGCAGCCGGAACAAACGCATTCCTTGCGAAACGGAAGCTTTCCGCAGCGCCCCTGGTCGGGCAGGTACCCGGTGCATGTGCCGCATACCGCAGGGGCGACCCCGTATATCCAGCTCTTCTGCTGGTAACCCAGTGGCCGGTAGTTCAGGCACAGCGAGGGCCGGGCCTTCTGCGCGCCGGGAGCCGGGAAGAGATAAATCACTTCACCCACGACCGATCACCACCTATCGTGAACGCTCTCACGTTCACCATTCTTAAATATAAGCTTATTAGCTTATTGCTGATCTGTCAAGACTTGTGACGTTTTTCCTGAAATTTTTCTCGAACCCGCACAGGTATATCCTGGTTTACGATGCACGAAATACTACTTATGTTTTGGACCTCCGTGCAAATTCTATTATGTGAAGAAGTCAAGAATTTTGCAGGAGGTTGACACAAATGTACGTAGCCCAAGGCCGAAACTTTTTGGATAATCGCGTTGACGTAATCCCCTCCCCCAGCCTGAAGGACCACCATGCGACCATCCGCTACGAGGGGTTGCTCCAGAAATGCGGTGCCGACCGGGTCTTCATTCATTACGGCTTTGACGGTTGGCATAACAGTTCCGTCACCGAAATGCGGCGTGAACCGGATGGTTCATTTGCCTGTTCGATTCCGATGCAGGGCCAGAGAGAATGCAATTTCTGCTTCAAAGACGCCGCGGACAACTGGGACAACAACAACGGCTGGAACTGGGCCACCGACATCAGATACTGAAACCCCCCACCTGAACCGCCGCGCAAAAGCGAGGTCCACCACCTCAAAAAAAGGGCGCGTTGTGCGTCCTTTTTTGTGCGGCCGGTCCGTGATATGATATTGCGTGGGAGTGTGTTTTGCCGATGATGTTTTCCGACGCCCTCCGGTACCGGTGGACCAGAGCCGCCCGGGAAAGGGTGGAAATGATGCGCCGCCTGCATCCCGAGGATGACCGGCGGCAACTGGCTCAAAAACTGATCACCGACAAGGCCGTAACCTGCGGCGCGGTCGGGGCGCTGACGGCCCTGCCGGCCATCGTCCCGGGATTTGGCACGCTGATTGCGATCCTCTCCGGGGTGATGGTTGACGTAATGGTGTTGGGCGCCCTCCTCTACCGCCTGGTACTGGAAATGTCCATTGTTTACGACCGCGACCCCAATTCGATCGAAGTGCAGAAGGAAGCCCTCTGGGTCTTCGGCATGGCGGCCGGAGTGCAGTCGGTGGGGAAAAAGGCGGCCCGGATCACCGCCCAGCACCTGTCCGCCCAGATGGCCGCCACCGGAATGCACCGGCCGTTGATCTTCATGGGTTTGCGGGCCAGCCAGCGGTCAGTCCTGGGCCGGGTCATCCCCCTTTTCGGGGTGGCTGTGGCCGGCGGCATTAGTTTTTTCTTCGCCCGCGCAGTCGGCAACCGCATCTTCAGGCACTACGAGGGCGGCGGGAACGAGCGGACCGGCTCCTGGAACGGCCGTACCATCGAAGCGGATTACCGGGTTCTCCGGTGAAACCTATTGGCAGCCGGTATTATCTTCATCAGCAGCATCCCGGCCGCGAAGCCACCCACGTGCGCCCACCACGCGACCATGTTGGCTGGGCCGGTGATGGCCAAAAGCCCGTACAGGAGTTGGAAACCGATCCACAGAAACAGGAACAGCACCGCCGGGACTTCCACGAAAGTGATAAAAAACAGGATCGGAACCAGGGCCAGGATCCGGGAACCCGGAAAAGTGATGAAGTACGCCCCCAGCACCCCGGCCACCGCGCCGGATGCCCCGATAGTCGGGATCAGCGAGCCGGGAGCGCTCACGATGTGGGCCAGTCCTCCCGCGAAACCGGCCAAGAGGTAAAACAGCAGGAACCGCCCCCGCCCCAGAACGTCCTCGATGTTGTCCCCGAACACCCACAGGTAGAGCATATTCCCCAGCACGTGCAGCCACCCGCCGTGGAGGAACATGGATGTCGCCATCGGAATCCAGGTGTCAAGGGCCAGGGGGGCCTGCAGGAACATCTGAACCTGCAGGGCGGGTACGATGCCGAAAGCAGTTACGAACCGCTGCAGTTCCCCGGGAGAGAGCGTGATGGAGAACAGAAAGATCGCCAGGTTTACCACGATGATGGAAACGGTGACGATTGGAAAACGACGGGCCCGGATTGTGTCGCGAAGCGGTATCAACTGCATCCCTCCTGCCCGGTGTCCGGGCCGGCGAATTCAGGCCTTGCTCCCAGTAGGCCCGGCACCGGCCGCGGCAATCGCTCCTGTCAGCCGGCTTAAAGGTTACGTTCCAGAATGGCGGTCAGGTCGGCGTGGGTCGCCTTGCGCGGGTTTGCCGCCAGGGAAGCACTGCCCAGCGCCGCTTCAACCAGTTCGGGGATATCCTCCCGGGTCAGGCCAAGAGAGCCGAGCTTTTCCGGAAACTCCAGCCGGGCCGCCAGGCGCACCACGAAGTGGTGGAAGCGTCCGGCCGCTTCGGAATCCGAAGCGTCCGCCTGAGCTACGCCGATTGTCCGCGCCAGTTGGGCGTACTTGTCCTCCACCACCGCCATGTTGAATTCCACCACGTAGGGCAAAAGCACCCCGCACACCACTCCGTGTCCCAGACCGTAACGGACGCCGACGGGATGCGCCAGGGCGTGCACCGCGCCGGCCCGCGCCGTGTTGAGCGCCATTCCGGCCAGCCCGCTGCCCAGTAGCATACTTTCCCGGGCGTCGCGGCGTCCGGGATGATGGCAGGCCGTATAGAAGTTCTGCGCGATGAGGCGCACGGCCTCCCGGCTCAGGGCGTTCGTATACGGGGTGGCCCAACGGGAGGTGTAGGCTTCAACGGCGTGGGTGAACGCGTCCATCCCGGTTTGCGCGGTCAGGCTCCGCGGCATGGACATGGTCAGAATGGGGTCGGCGACGACCGTGCGGGCCATCCAGTAGTCCGAGCGTACACTCTGCTTCCGCCCGGTTTCCGGATCGACGAGTACCGCCGTTCTGGTTAGTTCCGAGCCGCTGCCGGCCGTGGTCGGCACGGCGATAAAGGGAAGACCGGGGGCCGAAACCTCCCGGCCGTTCAGATAGTCCCGGGCCGGGCCGTCCGTGTGCGCCAGCCCGGCGATCATTTTGGCCGCGTCCAGCGCACTGCCCCCGCCCGCACCGATCACCACCGTGCAGCCTTCGTCCCGGACCCGGCGCCGTCCGGCTTCCACCACGTCCACCGCCGGCTCCGGCGGCACCTCCGCAAAGCTGATCACTTCGATCCCGGAGACCGCCAACGGCTGGGTAACCCGTTCGATGTTCCCCGTCTTTTTCAGGCTTTCCCGCCCCGTGACCAAAAGCGCCTTCCTGCCCAGCGCGGCCGTTTCTTCGCCCAGACGGTAGGTGCTGCCCGGACCGAACAGCACCCTGGCGGGCGTCAGAATATCAAAAAGCACAACCCGTTCCTCCTCCGGTCACCACCAGCCTAGAGAAAGGTGGCGATTTCCTTGATTTCCCGCCTTTTGGTGCGGCTCACCGGTTCCTGTTCCGGGTAACCGAGGGGCACCAGGGCCACCGGGACCATGCCCGGCGGTAGGCCCAGGCAGTCGGCCACCCGTTTCTCGTCAAAGGCGCCGACCCAACAACTGCCCAACCCGGCCGCCGCCGCCGCCAGCAGGATGTTCTGCGTCGCCGCCGCCGTGTCCTGCAGGCAGTACAGTCTACGCCCGCGTTCCCGGTAGTGTTTCGCCGAGCGTTCCGGCTCGGCGCAGACCACTATGCAGACCGGAGCCGCGGCGACGAAATCCTGGTTCAGCGCGGCCTGGGCCAGACACCGGCGCCGGTCGGCCGTGGTCACCACGTAAAAATGCCACGGCTGCAGGTTCCCGGCGCTCGGAGCCCACCGGGCCGCCTCGATGATCTGGAGCTGAAGGTCCCGGGGGATGCTCTTGGGCTGAAAACGCCGGACCGAGGAGCGGCTCCTGATATTGTGCAAAACCACGTCAAGCATTGGTCACCATCCTTCTTAGCGTCAAGCACATATCCCGTAGTATTTTTCTTGGAGCGGCAATGAATTCAGACCATGCCGGCTGTTGACCCGGTAACCCGCAAGACATTCCCTTCCCGGCCCTCGGTGTCCTGCAGGCGGTCTCCTCAGGATCTCTTTCTAGACCACCAAACGTCAAATCCGGCCACTTCCTCAATCTCCCGGGTGCGTCCCCGGCCCATCAGGTGTTTTACTGCTTCCGCCGGGGAAAGGCCCTCGAACAGCACCCGGTACATCTGATCGGTAATCGGCATTTCCACCCCGTGTATGCGGGACAGCAGGTGGGCCGCCCGGGTGGTGCGTACTCCTTCGACCACCATGCGCACCGCCGCCTGGGCCTCTTCCGGCGTCCGGCCCCGTCCGATCTCGATCCCGGCCCGCCGGTTGCGGCTGTGCCGGCTGGTACAGGTTACGATCAGATCACCCACCCCGGCCAGCCCGCCAAAAGTGAGCGGGTTGGCGCCAAGCCTGACTCCGAGCCGGGTGATTTCGGCCAGTCCCCGGGTCATCAGCGCCGCCTTGGCGTTGTCCCCGAACCCCAGTCCGTCGGCGATGCCTGTCCCCAGGGCGATGATATTCTTCAAAGCGCCGCCCAATTCCACACCGACCGTGTCCGGATTGGTATAGACCCGCAGGCTCGGGCTCATGAACAACTCCTGAACGAATTCCGCGGCAGATGCGAATGGCGAAGAGGCAACCACGGCCGTGGGCAAGTTTCGGCCGACCTCCTCGGCATGGCTCGGTCCGGAGAATGTGACGTACCGGGCAAGATCCGCCGCCCCCGATTCCTGAAGATAGACCTCGGACATGCGTTGGAGAGAATCCTCCTCCAGCCCCTTGGCCACGTTGATCACGACCGCTTCCGCAGGAAGGAGGGCCAGCGCGGCGGCCAACGTCCCGCGGAAGGCGTGGGAGGGGACGGCAAACACCACCACGGTGCTCCCCGCCAGCACTTCCTCCAGCCGAGTGCTTACCCGCACCGTCTCCGGCAATTTCACTCCCGGCAGGTACTGCACGTTCTCGCGTGCGGCCCCGATGGTTTCGGCCAGGCCGGCCCTGCGGGCCCACAGCGAGACAGCATGACCGTTACGGGCGAGGTGCACCGCCAGGGCCGTGCCCCAGCTTCCCGCCCCCAATACCGCTGCCTTTTCCACCGCCACCACTCCTCTACATCTCTCGGGCATAGTGGACCGCGTTCCGGAAAACCAGCAGGCCGTCCGGATCACCGCCCTCACCCCGGCGCCAATTCGGGTGCTGCGTGGGCTCCACGGATCTTTCCGGGTGCGGCATCAACCCAAGGATCAGCCCGGACGGGTCGGCCAGACCGGCGACGGCGTTCACCGAACCGTTCGGGTTGTCCGGATACGCTTCGGTCAGAGCCCCGTCGGGACCCACGTAACGGAACACCACCTGGCCGCCGTCCTCCAGGCTTTTCAACACGGCTTCGGAGGTGTAGAACTTGCCCTCCCCGTGGGCGACCTGGTAGGTCACCGTGCGGCCCTCTGCACCACGGGTGAAGATCGACCGGCCCTCAATGCGCATCCGGACCCAGCGGCATTCAAACCGTCCGCTGTCGTTGGCCATCAGCGTTGCGGAGATCTCGCCCAGCCGGGCGTAAGGCAACAGCCCCGTGCGCACCAGCACCTGAAACCCGTTGCAGATTCCGAGCACCGGTCGCCCCCGGGCCGTAAACTCGAGTAGGGCGTCCCGCAGAAAAGACGTCAGCTCGACCGCCAGGATCTTGCCGGAATGCACGTCGTCACCGTAGGAAAAACCCCCGGGAATCACCAGGACTCCGTAATCCCCCAGTCTCCGGCTCCCGTCACGCAGCTCGTTCACGTGCACCAGCCGGGGGGCGGCGCCGCACTTCTCAAAGGCGTAGGCCGTTTCCACGTCACAGTTGGTTCCGTCGGTACGGAGAATGCACACCGGGGGTCTCACGCGCCGAACACCTCTTTCATCGGTTTCTGCCACCGGCGCTTTAAGAATGCTACCGGTACGGCAAAAAGTTCTTCTTCATCATCATCAATTCGCGCCGCGATGGTACCGTCCGCCGTGGTTTCCCCGATCTCCAAGTAGGGCACCCCCGTAAATACCTCCCCGGGCTCCCAGCCGGTTGCCAGCTCCACTACGAAGCAGCCGGCCGTTTCGTTGAACAGGAAGTAGTCGGGGCGCACGCCGGAGGGCAGGGTTAGGCGGACACCGCACCGGCCGCCGAAGGCCATCTCGGCGACGGCGGCGGCCAGACCCCCCTCACTGATATCGTGACAGGCGGCGACCGCGCCTAGGCGGATCGCCCGGTGCACGGCCCAAAACACCGACCGGAGCGTCTCCAGGTCGATTTCCGGCACGCTTCGGCCCAGGAAACCGTGCAGGTCGTAGTAGGTCGAGCCGCCCAACTGTTCCGGGCGGCGCCGTCCCACCAGCACCAGGGTGCTTCCGAGCCGCTTCAGGTCGGTGGACACGGTCCGCCGCACGTCCGGCACTCGGCCCATCACCGACACGCACAACACCGGCGGGATCCTGATGGTCAGCCCTTCGCCGTTGGTATAGGTGCTGGACAGGCTGTCCTTGCCCGAAATGAACGGCATTCCCATGGCGCGCGAGAAATCCGCGCAGGCGTCCACCGCCCGGTCCAAGGCACCCAGCATTTCTTTGTCCGGCACGGGCCAGATGAAATTATCGATCAGGGTCATCTCGCTCGGATCGGCACCGGCGGCGACCGCGTTGGAAACCGCTTCGGCGGCCGCCCAGATGCTCCCATGGTAGGGGTCGATCAGGTTCAGCACCGGGTTCAGGCCGTGCGCAATCACCAGGCCGTAAGGCCGGCCCAGCAACGGGGTGAGCACCACGGCGTCGTTGGGGGCATCCAGGTCCGCCCCGCCCAGGGGCGGCAGCGCGTTGGTGCCCTGAACCCCATGGTCGTACATTCTGATGATCGGTTCCTTAGAACACACGTTAAGGTGCTCCATCACCCTCCCGTACAACCCGGCCCAGTCCGCAGGGGGTTCCAGCACAGGTTCCGGGTGCTCCGGGGGCTGCCAGGCGGCCTCCAGCACGCGCTGGGGCAGGCCGTCGTGCAAGAAAGACATCTCCAGGTCCAGGACCGTCTCTCCGTGGAAGGTCGCCCGAAAGCGCCGGTCTCCGGTAAACTCGCCGATCAGCGTGGCTTCGACATTCAACCGGCGGCAGACGTCCATAAACAATTCCAGATTCTCCGGGGCTACGGCCGCCACCATGCGCTCCTGGCTCTCCGACAGCAGAATCTCCCAGGGCGCCAGCCCCGAATACTTGAGCGGGGCACGATCGAGGGCGAGCAGCACCCCGGTATCCGCGCCCATTTCCCCCGCCGCCGACGCGAAACCACCCGCGCCGCAGTCGGTGATCGCCCGGATCAGGTTTTGGTCCCGCGCTTCCAGGATCGCGTCGCTCATGCGCTTTTCCTCAATTGGGTGGCCGATCTGCACCGCCTGCGCATTCACGTCCATGGTGCGCTCGGTCATCGCCGCACTGGAAAAGGTGGCGCCGTGGATGCCGTCCCTTCCGGTGCGTCCGCCGATCACCACCACCAGGTCCCCCGTTCGGGCCGTGCCCTTCCGGCAGCGGTCCTCGGGTAAAAGGCCGTAGGCGCCCACGATCACCGTGGGTTTCGCCCGGAAGTCCGGGTGAAAGTGGACCGACCCGTTGTTGGTCGGGATACCCATGCGGTTGCCGTAGTCCCGCACCCCGGCCACCACCCGCCGCAACAGGTAGTGGGGATGCAGGCAGCCGGGCGGAATTTCCTCCCACGGAGTGTCGGGCGGAGCAAAGCAGAACATATCGGTGGAAGCGATCACCCGGGCCCCCTGCCCGGTGCCCATCACGTCCCGGAAAACGCCGCCGCTCCCTGTGGCCGCGCCTCCGTACGGCTCAATCGCCGAGGGGGAATTGTGGGTCTCCACCTTGCCGCACACGGCCCAGCCCTCGTAGAAAGCCATCACGCCGGAGTTGTCCACGTAGGCGGAACGGACGAGCGGGTGGTTGATGTCCGTGGTGGCCTCCTGCAAGCGTTTCAGAAGCGGTTTCTTCTCCCGGCCGTCCACCACGAGCCGGGCTTTGAAGGTCTTATGAACACAGTGCTCCGACCAGGTCTGGGCCAGGATCTCCACCTCACAATCCGTAGGGTCCCTTCCCGCCCGGCGGAAGTAATCCTGGATGAGGCGCATCTCCTCCAGGCTCAGAAAAAGCTTGTCCCGGCTCAACTCTACCAGTTGGTTATCGTTCATTTGGCGCAGGGGAATGATCTCCGTCGCCCGGCTGACGCCGGAGAGCCGCAGCGACTCCGGTTTGACGGCAACCACGTGCTGAATGGTGGCGTTCACCAGCAGCCTTTTCGTAATTAACTCGATTTCTTCAGGGGTGACCGGCCCGTAGAAGGCGTATTCCTGACTGGAATCGGCGGCCTCCAGGTGCGGGAGCCCCAGATCGCGGGCCGCTTTCTCC is drawn from Candidatus Desulforudis audaxviator MP104C and contains these coding sequences:
- the purL gene encoding phosphoribosylformylglycinamidine synthase subunit PurL is translated as MPVQEVRTRIKTNLPDPAGEALLAEIRSALGLKSVRMVRTARIFRFEGLTPAEADYLAKNLLWEETFQDYTVNRPLITDADRLVEVAYRPGVMNPEAASLEKAARDLGLPHLEAADSSQEYAFYGPVTPEEIELITKRLLVNATIQHVVAVKPESLRLSGVSRATEIIPLRQMNDNQLVELSRDKLFLSLEEMRLIQDYFRRAGRDPTDCEVEILAQTWSEHCVHKTFKARLVVDGREKKPLLKRLQEATTDINHPLVRSAYVDNSGVMAFYEGWAVCGKVETHNSPSAIEPYGGAATGSGGVFRDVMGTGQGARVIASTDMFCFAPPDTPWEEIPPGCLHPHYLLRRVVAGVRDYGNRMGIPTNNGSVHFHPDFRAKPTVIVGAYGLLPEDRCRKGTARTGDLVVVIGGRTGRDGIHGATFSSAAMTERTMDVNAQAVQIGHPIEEKRMSDAILEARDQNLIRAITDCGAGGFASAAGEMGADTGVLLALDRAPLKYSGLAPWEILLSESQERMVAAVAPENLELFMDVCRRLNVEATLIGEFTGDRRFRATFHGETVLDLEMSFLHDGLPQRVLEAAWQPPEHPEPVLEPPADWAGLYGRVMEHLNVCSKEPIIRMYDHGVQGTNALPPLGGADLDAPNDAVVLTPLLGRPYGLVIAHGLNPVLNLIDPYHGSIWAAAEAVSNAVAAGADPSEMTLIDNFIWPVPDKEMLGALDRAVDACADFSRAMGMPFISGKDSLSSTYTNGEGLTIRIPPVLCVSVMGRVPDVRRTVSTDLKRLGSTLVLVGRRRPEQLGGSTYYDLHGFLGRSVPEIDLETLRSVFWAVHRAIRLGAVAACHDISEGGLAAAVAEMAFGGRCGVRLTLPSGVRPDYFLFNETAGCFVVELATGWEPGEVFTGVPYLEIGETTADGTIAARIDDDEEELFAVPVAFLKRRWQKPMKEVFGA